A stretch of Candidatus Eisenbacteria bacterium DNA encodes these proteins:
- the nusA gene encoding transcription termination/antitermination protein NusA, producing the protein MNFEIIEALGGIAREKNVDKKLVIETLTAGLVAAVRKKHGQTAEVDVVVDEQKKTIGIYLLKNVVDVVEDPVLEASLEEAREHDPKTDVGHVLRIDIPIEEFGRNAIQAVKQVVVQRVREAERERVFDDYQNRVNEVVTGTVQQVDRGDLVVNLGRTEALLPYREQIPGEAYRQGDAIRAVIIGVQKNVKGPQVILSRTHPSFLEQLFRMEVPELHEGIVEIRATAREAGLRSKIAVFSNDDRIDPVGACVGMKGSRVQAVVRELSGERIDIVPWSGDPKVFVTRALSPAKVTEIAVREEEHSMRVAVAEGQLSLAIGKKGQNARLAAKLTGWKIDLVKEEEAPPAVLPSVDEKGMPLIGVENLPGVGPKLAQRLIQEGYVHVQDVLKVDIATLTELPGVGEKTAEKIVESAEIMLEELEKAVRGEGEEEEEREEQEREEEGEGEEAEEGEEGAGSSDPERGEDAGDDDSEEEEPASEEEEQRAEP; encoded by the coding sequence ATGAACTTCGAGATCATCGAGGCGCTCGGGGGGATCGCCCGAGAGAAGAACGTCGACAAGAAGCTCGTGATCGAAACGCTCACCGCGGGTCTTGTCGCCGCGGTCCGCAAGAAGCACGGCCAGACCGCCGAGGTGGACGTCGTGGTCGACGAGCAGAAGAAGACGATCGGCATCTACCTCCTCAAGAACGTCGTGGACGTTGTCGAGGACCCGGTGCTCGAGGCGTCCCTCGAGGAGGCCAGGGAGCACGACCCCAAAACCGACGTGGGGCACGTTCTACGGATCGACATCCCGATCGAGGAGTTCGGTCGGAACGCGATTCAGGCGGTCAAGCAAGTGGTCGTGCAGCGCGTCCGGGAAGCGGAGCGGGAGCGGGTCTTCGACGACTATCAGAACCGGGTGAACGAGGTGGTGACCGGGACGGTTCAGCAGGTCGACCGAGGGGATCTCGTCGTGAACCTCGGCAGGACGGAGGCGCTCCTCCCGTATCGGGAGCAGATCCCGGGAGAGGCGTACCGCCAGGGAGACGCGATCCGAGCCGTCATCATCGGCGTGCAGAAGAACGTGAAGGGCCCCCAGGTCATTCTCTCGAGGACGCACCCGAGCTTCCTCGAGCAGCTCTTCCGGATGGAGGTCCCGGAGCTTCACGAGGGGATCGTCGAGATCCGCGCCACCGCGAGAGAGGCGGGCCTCCGCTCGAAGATCGCGGTCTTCTCGAACGACGATCGGATCGATCCGGTGGGCGCGTGCGTCGGCATGAAGGGCTCGCGCGTCCAGGCGGTCGTTCGGGAGCTTTCGGGGGAGCGGATCGACATCGTCCCCTGGTCGGGCGACCCGAAAGTCTTCGTGACGCGCGCGCTTTCTCCCGCCAAGGTGACCGAGATCGCGGTCCGCGAGGAAGAGCACTCGATGCGCGTCGCGGTGGCGGAAGGGCAGCTCTCGCTCGCCATTGGGAAGAAGGGGCAGAACGCGCGTCTCGCCGCGAAGCTCACCGGATGGAAGATCGATCTCGTGAAGGAGGAGGAAGCGCCGCCCGCGGTTCTCCCGAGCGTCGACGAGAAGGGGATGCCGCTCATCGGCGTTGAGAACCTCCCCGGGGTGGGTCCGAAGCTCGCCCAGCGATTGATTCAAGAAGGATATGTTCACGTACAAGATGTCTTGAAGGTAGACATCGCGACCCTCACGGAGCTCCCGGGGGTCGGCGAGAAGACCGCCGAGAAGATCGTCGAGTCGGCCGAGATCATGCTGGAAGAGCTCGAGAAGGCGGTTCGGGGGGAAGGGGAAGAGGAAGAAGAGAGAGAGGAACAAGAGAGAGAAGAAGAGGGAGAGGGAGAAGAGGCAGAAGAGGGAGAAGAAGGAGCGGGATCGTCCGATCCGGAGCGGGGGGAGGATGCGGGAGACGATGACTCGGAAGAGGAAGAGCCCGCGAGCGAGGAAGAGGAGCAGCGGGCGGAGCCGTGA
- a CDS encoding YlxR family protein, whose amino-acid sequence MTRKRKSPRARKRSSGRSREARSDGPIRTCLGCRGQRPQRELIRFVRAARGGIRIGRTHPGRGFYVCARSECVARLERGLKKWFPAGEREAIRARLEAAAREEEAGGSVS is encoded by the coding sequence ATGACTCGGAAGAGGAAGAGCCCGCGAGCGAGGAAGAGGAGCAGCGGGCGGAGCCGTGAGGCGCGCTCGGACGGGCCGATCCGGACGTGCCTCGGGTGCCGCGGGCAGCGGCCGCAGCGCGAGCTGATCCGCTTCGTGCGGGCGGCGCGCGGCGGAATCCGAATCGGCCGGACGCACCCGGGACGTGGCTTCTACGTGTGCGCGCGGAGCGAGTGCGTGGCTCGGCTCGAGCGGGGGCTCAAGAAATGGTTTCCGGCGGGGGAGAGGGAGGCGATCCGAGCGCGGCTGGAGGCGGCGGCGCGCGAAGAGGAGGCGGGCGGGAGCGTATCCTAA
- a CDS encoding M28 family peptidase, with protein MRAWLASELRARGARVAERSFSGKNALTGSSFTGTNLLASFRPELEERIFFGAHWDTRAHADLDPDPARRADPVPGANDGGSGVAVLLALAEILGRHPPEIGVDLLFLDGEDQGSAGSPDGYCLGSRAAAASASLTGFSPRYGVIADMVGHDDLRVYREKRSMECCPTLLEAILRIGERIAPDAFRTSGTIELYDDHVPFIEVGIPTVLLAGHGFPEWHTTGDLPEICSAKSLGAVGSVLTELVYGGHEIP; from the coding sequence ATGCGCGCGTGGCTCGCGTCCGAGCTTCGCGCGCGCGGGGCGCGCGTCGCTGAACGATCATTTTCGGGAAAGAACGCCCTAACCGGATCGAGCTTCACCGGGACGAACCTCTTGGCATCCTTCCGCCCCGAGCTCGAGGAGCGAATCTTCTTCGGAGCCCACTGGGACACGCGCGCGCACGCCGATCTCGATCCTGATCCCGCGCGCCGGGCCGATCCGGTGCCGGGGGCGAACGACGGGGGGAGCGGCGTCGCGGTTCTCCTCGCGCTCGCCGAGATCCTCGGCCGCCACCCGCCGGAGATCGGTGTCGATCTCCTCTTTCTCGACGGCGAGGACCAGGGGAGCGCGGGGTCCCCGGACGGCTACTGCCTCGGATCCCGCGCCGCGGCGGCTTCCGCGTCGCTCACCGGGTTCTCGCCCCGCTACGGCGTGATCGCGGACATGGTGGGTCACGATGACTTGCGAGTCTATCGGGAGAAGCGATCGATGGAATGCTGCCCCACTCTGCTCGAGGCGATCCTGAGGATCGGCGAGCGGATCGCGCCGGACGCATTTCGGACATCCGGGACGATCGAGCTCTACGACGACCACGTGCCGTTCATCGAGGTGGGGATCCCGACGGTTCTCCTCGCGGGGCACGGCTTCCCCGAATGGCACACGACGGGGGATCTCCCCGAAATCTGCTCGGCGAAGAGCCTCGGCGCGGTCGGTTCGGTGCTCACGGAGCTCGTGTACGGCGGCCACGAAATCCCTTGA